From the Acinetobacter wanghuae genome, one window contains:
- a CDS encoding efflux RND transporter periplasmic adaptor subunit, whose amino-acid sequence MMSAKLWAPALTACALATSIALVGCSKNDKDAQQAGAEQKMPPTEVGIIVAQPQSVEQSVELSGRTTAFEISEVRPQTSGVVLKRLFTEGSYVREGQALYEIDSSTNRATVDNANASIARAEANLGVLRVKEGRYRQLVGSNAISKQEFDDIVAQVKLAEAELNASRATLRNAQINLGYSTVRSPISGQTNRSTVTAGALVTANQAEPLVTVQRLDPIYVDINQSSAELLRLRQQLNKGSLNSSNNTRVKLKLEDGSVYPVEGRLAFSDASVNPETGTVTLRAVFPNKDHMLLPGMFATAQIVQGEVPNAYLIPQVALTRTPTGQAMAMIVNAKGAVEARPVVTSGSQGKDWIVTEGLNPGDKVIVDGIAKVKPEQQVVAKPYQPQAAAPQANAGAKPAADAQAASEAKPEQKATSKS is encoded by the coding sequence ATGATGTCTGCAAAGCTTTGGGCACCTGCCCTGACTGCTTGCGCATTAGCAACAAGTATCGCGCTTGTTGGTTGTAGCAAAAATGATAAAGACGCCCAACAAGCGGGTGCTGAACAGAAAATGCCCCCAACTGAAGTGGGCATAATCGTTGCTCAGCCGCAAAGTGTCGAGCAGTCAGTAGAACTCTCTGGACGCACAACAGCATTTGAGATTTCAGAAGTTCGCCCACAAACCAGTGGTGTGGTCTTGAAACGTCTATTCACTGAAGGTAGCTATGTCCGCGAAGGTCAGGCACTTTATGAAATCGATTCAAGTACCAATCGTGCAACTGTAGACAATGCAAATGCATCTATTGCACGTGCTGAAGCGAATCTTGGTGTACTTCGTGTGAAGGAAGGACGTTATCGTCAATTGGTGGGTAGCAATGCCATTTCTAAACAAGAATTTGATGACATCGTGGCGCAAGTGAAATTGGCAGAAGCAGAGTTGAATGCAAGTCGTGCAACATTGCGTAATGCACAAATCAACTTAGGCTATTCTACAGTGCGTTCACCAATTTCAGGTCAAACCAACCGTTCAACGGTGACTGCAGGTGCTTTAGTGACTGCAAACCAAGCTGAACCATTGGTGACTGTACAACGTCTTGACCCGATTTATGTGGATATCAACCAATCAAGCGCTGAATTACTCCGTTTACGTCAGCAATTAAATAAAGGCAGCCTGAACAGTTCAAACAACACTCGCGTGAAGTTAAAACTTGAAGATGGCAGCGTCTACCCCGTTGAAGGTCGTCTTGCCTTCTCTGATGCCAGTGTGAATCCGGAAACAGGTACAGTAACTCTTCGTGCCGTGTTCCCAAATAAAGATCACATGTTACTGCCAGGTATGTTCGCTACGGCGCAAATTGTACAAGGCGAAGTGCCGAATGCTTACTTGATTCCTCAAGTTGCTTTAACGCGTACCCCAACAGGTCAAGCGATGGCCATGATTGTGAATGCGAAAGGTGCAGTTGAAGCGCGTCCTGTGGTGACTTCAGGTTCTCAAGGTAAAGATTGGATTGTAACTGAAGGTCTAAACCCAGGCGATAAAGTGATTGTGGATGGTATTGCGAAAGTAAAACCTGAACAACAAGTAGTAGCTAAGCCGTATCAACCGCAAGCTGCTGCCCCACAAGCCAATGCAGGTGCAAAACCAGCCGCTGACGCACAAGCCGCATCAGAAGCAAAACCTGAACAAAAAGCTACTTCAAAATCATAA
- a CDS encoding site-specific recombinase produces the protein MHIHFLDLFQSMQQQLEQPRAVLDESLLIELVNRIRPEDTKDSTEIEEKFNAFVQALLITPDAVSTLQTFVLRVITRYKQTSLFSDSGILSLDGFWNQLNQRMGAHILPLIPDRQNLQELVRQIFYKSTDKYWLDHLENKHWHRLFSVFNQGHSNQFEKIRIKDEMVKALTILSYRISGIGLHPEFINAQPELMEYESPFLVQNREINEFIQEYKKRYNDVNIVDAIAPPDASQALVMLEQCHDVVAKIRRSTKRIGVSVSLTYMLALLEQCLERIEILLNMMMDDDQLRYQSIGHFLVDLTEAIYSERSVRALLATNSELLALQVTENASKTGEHYVSTDKKGFFAMYKSAAGAGVIIAIMATLKTLMARVSLAPLMQAFSYSMNYSLGFMLIHVLHFTVATKQPAMTAAALASTVQQRKGSRMAQIAELAALIVNIIRTQFIAILGNISIAIPTAALIAFLWDSALHEPLMSHVKASKTLHDLNPFTSLAIPHAAIAGVCLFLSGLLAGYFDNMAVYRKVGPRIKAHVALAKMMGQERLTRFADYIERNLGALAGNFIFGVMLGSMGTIGFILGLPLDIRHIAFASANFIQGLMHINGPDIGLVIVSFMGVLLIGLTNLFVSFTLTIIVALRARRVRFEQWKPLAKLVMTHFLTRPSDFFWPPKKNNTIDENHTSNKSQN, from the coding sequence ATTAATAGAACTGGTCAATCGAATTCGACCAGAAGACACTAAAGATAGCACCGAGATTGAGGAAAAATTTAATGCATTTGTACAAGCGTTATTAATTACCCCTGATGCGGTGTCAACCTTACAAACGTTTGTATTACGGGTTATTACTCGTTATAAGCAAACGAGTTTATTTTCCGACAGCGGGATTTTATCGCTCGATGGTTTTTGGAATCAGCTGAATCAGCGGATGGGTGCACACATTCTGCCCCTCATTCCTGATCGTCAAAATCTACAAGAACTCGTCCGTCAAATTTTTTATAAAAGTACCGATAAGTACTGGCTTGATCATCTAGAAAATAAACATTGGCATCGTTTATTTAGTGTATTCAATCAAGGGCATTCTAATCAATTTGAGAAAATACGCATTAAAGATGAGATGGTCAAAGCTTTAACCATTTTGTCTTATCGAATTAGTGGTATTGGTTTACACCCCGAATTTATTAATGCACAACCAGAACTCATGGAGTATGAATCCCCCTTTTTGGTTCAGAACCGTGAGATCAATGAGTTTATTCAAGAATATAAAAAACGCTATAACGATGTGAATATTGTGGATGCGATTGCCCCACCCGATGCCTCTCAAGCACTGGTGATGCTCGAGCAATGTCATGATGTGGTCGCAAAGATACGCCGTTCGACCAAACGTATTGGAGTTAGTGTCAGCCTGACCTATATGTTGGCGCTACTCGAACAATGTTTAGAACGCATTGAAATTCTACTGAACATGATGATGGATGATGACCAATTGCGTTATCAATCGATTGGGCATTTTTTAGTTGATCTGACCGAAGCCATTTATAGCGAACGTAGTGTGCGGGCTTTATTAGCAACGAACAGTGAGTTATTGGCATTACAAGTCACGGAAAATGCCAGTAAAACGGGTGAGCATTATGTAAGCACTGACAAAAAAGGCTTTTTTGCCATGTATAAGTCAGCTGCTGGTGCCGGTGTCATCATTGCCATTATGGCGACCTTAAAAACCTTAATGGCACGTGTGTCCTTAGCACCCTTGATGCAAGCCTTCAGCTACAGTATGAATTACTCACTCGGCTTTATGTTAATTCATGTCCTGCATTTTACCGTTGCGACCAAACAGCCCGCCATGACGGCTGCGGCACTTGCCTCTACCGTGCAACAGCGTAAAGGCTCGCGCATGGCACAAATTGCTGAATTGGCAGCATTGATTGTGAATATTATTCGCACCCAGTTTATTGCAATTTTAGGGAATATCTCTATTGCGATTCCGACTGCGGCTTTGATTGCATTTCTGTGGGATAGCGCTTTACATGAACCACTCATGTCGCACGTGAAAGCGTCTAAAACCCTGCACGATCTTAACCCCTTCACGTCACTCGCGATTCCTCATGCTGCCATTGCGGGAGTTTGTCTATTTTTATCTGGCTTACTTGCCGGTTACTTTGACAATATGGCGGTGTATCGTAAAGTCGGTCCGCGGATTAAAGCACATGTAGCTTTAGCAAAAATGATGGGGCAAGAACGTCTCACGCGCTTTGCTGACTATATTGAGCGCAATTTAGGTGCACTGGCGGGTAATTTTATTTTTGGGGTCATGCTCGGGAGCATGGGCACGATTGGCTTTATTTTAGGTTTACCGCTCGATATTCGTCATATTGCATTTGCTTCTGCAAACTTTATTCAAGGGTTAATGCATATTAATGGCCCTGATATCGGTTTGGTGATCGTGTCCTTTATGGGCGTGCTCTTGATTGGTTTAACCAACTTATTTGTAAGCTTCACTTTGACGATTATCGTGGCATTACGTGCCCGCCGAGTTCGGTTTGAACAATGGAAACCTTTAGCCAAATTGGTGATGACACACTTCTTAACACGTCCAAGTGATTTCTTCTGGCCGCCTAAGAAAAACAATACGATTGACGAAAATCATACATCGAACAAATCACAAAATTGA
- the adeK gene encoding multidrug efflux RND transporter AdeIJK outer membrane channel subunit AdeK: MQKIWSVSGRSIAVSAIALALTACQSMRGPEPVAQSNIPQNYIGAASGTSVAEQGYKEFFADQRLIQVLDLALNNNRDLRTAALNIERAQQAYQITQNNQLPSIGVTGSVLRQDTATTRGASSAYNVGLGVTAYELDFWGRVRSLKDNALDTYLATASARDATQIALIGQVAQAWVAYSYANANLKLADQTLKTQLESYNLNKKRFDVGIDSEVPVRQAQISVETARSDVAEYKTQVAQAQNLLNLLVGEQVPSSLLPSQRVTKVTSSTALSAGLPSDLLSNRPDIRAAEYRLSAAGANIAVAKAALFPSIRLTGSAGYGSTELSDLFKSGSFAWSIGPSLDIPLWDWGTRKANIKISETDQKIALSEYEQAIQSAFREANDALAVRQNIADRVAAQRRLVDATNTTYRLSNARFRAGIDSYLTVLDAQRTSYAAEQGLLLLEQANLNNQIEVYKTLGGGLKATTNQQVVAPASSAERQTAQ, from the coding sequence ATGCAAAAAATATGGTCTGTTTCAGGTCGTAGCATTGCGGTGTCTGCAATTGCGCTTGCTTTGACTGCATGTCAAAGCATGCGTGGTCCAGAGCCCGTTGCCCAAAGCAATATTCCACAAAACTATATTGGTGCTGCATCTGGTACGTCAGTGGCTGAACAAGGTTATAAAGAGTTTTTTGCAGATCAACGCTTGATTCAAGTCCTTGATTTGGCATTAAACAATAACCGCGATTTACGCACAGCAGCGCTCAATATTGAACGCGCGCAACAAGCGTATCAAATCACGCAAAACAACCAATTACCTTCTATTGGGGTAACTGGTAGTGTACTGCGCCAAGATACTGCAACGACGCGTGGCGCTTCAAGTGCTTACAATGTTGGCTTGGGTGTTACAGCGTATGAGTTAGATTTTTGGGGTCGTGTTCGTAGCCTGAAAGACAATGCTCTAGATACGTACTTAGCGACTGCAAGTGCGCGTGATGCAACTCAAATTGCTTTGATTGGTCAGGTTGCCCAAGCATGGGTGGCTTATTCGTATGCCAATGCAAATTTGAAATTAGCCGATCAAACGCTTAAAACACAACTTGAATCGTATAATCTCAATAAAAAACGCTTTGATGTTGGTATTGATAGTGAAGTTCCTGTTCGTCAGGCACAAATCTCTGTTGAAACAGCACGTAGCGATGTTGCTGAATATAAGACCCAAGTTGCACAAGCACAAAACTTACTTAACCTTTTAGTCGGTGAGCAAGTGCCAAGTAGCTTGTTGCCTAGCCAACGTGTAACGAAGGTAACGTCTAGTACAGCATTGTCTGCAGGCTTGCCAAGTGACTTGTTAAGCAACCGTCCTGACATTCGTGCAGCGGAGTATCGTCTTTCTGCTGCAGGTGCCAATATTGCTGTGGCAAAAGCGGCATTATTCCCAAGTATTCGTTTAACGGGTTCTGCGGGTTACGGCTCAACTGAATTATCTGATTTATTTAAATCAGGTTCATTTGCTTGGTCTATTGGTCCGAGTCTTGACATTCCGCTATGGGATTGGGGCACTCGTAAAGCCAATATCAAAATTTCAGAAACAGATCAAAAAATTGCATTGTCTGAATATGAACAAGCCATTCAATCTGCGTTCCGTGAAGCCAATGATGCCTTAGCTGTTCGTCAAAATATTGCTGATCGTGTTGCTGCGCAACGTCGTTTAGTCGATGCTACCAATACGACCTATCGTTTATCCAATGCCCGTTTCCGTGCAGGGATCGATAGCTATCTAACCGTATTGGATGCACAGCGTACTTCGTATGCTGCTGAACAAGGTTTATTGCTACTTGAGCAAGCCAATTTAAACAACCAAATTGAAGTGTATAAAACTTTAGGTGGCGGTTTAAAAGCAACAACCAATCAACAAGTGGTTGCACCTGCTTCAAGCGCTGAACGTCAAACAGCTCAATAA
- a CDS encoding YbjQ family protein, with translation MQLSNLETMPGHTICKQLDVVYGSTVRSKHVGRDLMASLKNIVGGELTAYTELLEESRQEAMNRMIEKARLLGANAIVGIRFSTSNIAQGASELFVYGTAVVVTPNHHHLPDPFPTQG, from the coding sequence ATGCAATTGAGTAATTTAGAAACTATGCCAGGACATACCATTTGCAAACAATTGGATGTGGTCTATGGCAGTACCGTTCGCAGTAAACATGTTGGACGAGACTTAATGGCAAGTCTGAAAAACATTGTTGGTGGTGAGCTCACAGCTTATACCGAGCTATTAGAAGAATCGCGTCAAGAAGCCATGAATCGAATGATTGAAAAAGCGCGTTTATTGGGTGCCAATGCCATTGTCGGCATTCGTTTTTCCACCTCAAATATTGCGCAAGGTGCATCAGAACTGTTTGTTTATGGCACTGCGGTGGTCGTAACCCCGAATCATCACCACCTTCCTGATCCCTTCCCGACCCAAGGATAG
- a CDS encoding phosphatase PAP2 family protein: MHYLLLSFGIFFLIISILILSISGLNDFDTIAVLWMSLHRSTLFNQITQALSVMGGMPFVLLFTTLWCIYLVWYKKYTNIIFICIGILGGISLSWLFKFLYARPRPDAHLHLVESFGSSFPSAHSAYAACIAGLMLLIYQHHPQRSIIALCAVIWMSCMGISRVYLGVHFPSDVISGWSISFIWISALYLVLRKYSVEYK, encoded by the coding sequence ATGCATTATCTGTTACTGAGCTTTGGTATATTCTTTTTAATAATCAGCATATTGATTCTTTCGATCTCGGGTTTAAACGACTTCGATACAATAGCAGTGCTTTGGATGAGCTTACATCGCAGCACATTATTCAATCAAATTACTCAAGCTTTATCAGTCATGGGTGGCATGCCATTTGTATTACTTTTCACCACACTTTGGTGTATTTATTTAGTGTGGTATAAAAAGTATACGAATATAATTTTTATATGTATCGGAATTCTTGGAGGAATATCCCTAAGTTGGCTGTTCAAGTTTCTTTATGCACGCCCTCGACCTGATGCACATTTACATTTAGTTGAGAGCTTTGGAAGTTCCTTTCCTAGTGCCCATAGTGCTTATGCCGCTTGCATTGCTGGACTCATGCTGTTGATTTATCAGCATCATCCTCAGCGATCAATCATTGCGTTATGCGCTGTGATCTGGATGTCCTGTATGGGCATTTCTAGAGTTTATTTAGGGGTACATTTTCCTTCGGATGTAATATCCGGCTGGAGTATTAGTTTTATTTGGATTTCTGCGTTGTATTTGGTTTTAAGAAAATATAGCGTGGAATACAAATGA
- the def gene encoding peptide deformylase, with product MSEVLSVAQQGEEILKLVAAPVALTEIGSEWFNQLTVAMMATMLERQGVGIAAPQVYVSKRVIIVASRPNLRYPDAPEMDAIIMLNPEILEASNEQVLGQEGCLSVPQQRGDVARAEHIRVRYLNLQGEPCELHLSGFPARIVQHEVDHLNGLLFVDRMDAMQP from the coding sequence ATGTCAGAGGTTTTATCCGTTGCGCAGCAAGGTGAAGAAATTTTAAAGCTCGTCGCAGCGCCTGTTGCTTTAACAGAAATCGGCAGTGAGTGGTTCAATCAATTGACTGTGGCGATGATGGCAACCATGCTTGAGCGTCAGGGTGTGGGTATTGCAGCCCCACAAGTATATGTATCAAAGCGGGTGATTATTGTGGCATCTCGTCCAAACTTGCGATATCCCGATGCGCCTGAAATGGATGCCATTATAATGCTTAATCCTGAAATTTTAGAGGCATCAAATGAGCAAGTCCTTGGACAAGAAGGTTGTTTAAGCGTTCCTCAGCAACGTGGAGATGTGGCACGCGCTGAACATATTCGTGTGCGTTATCTGAATTTACAAGGTGAACCATGTGAGCTTCATTTAAGTGGTTTTCCTGCGCGCATTGTGCAACATGAAGTAGATCACCTAAATGGGCTTTTATTTGTAGACCGAATGGATGCCATGCAACCATAG
- a CDS encoding efflux RND transporter permease subunit, producing the protein MAQFFIHRPIFAWVIALVIMLAGILTLTKMPIAQYPTIAPPTVSISATYPGASAETVENTVTQIIEQQMNGLDGLRYISSNSAGNGQASIALNFEQGIDPDIAQVQVQNKLQSATALLPEDVQRQGLRVTKSGASFLQVLAFYSPNGELTDADIKDYVNSNISEPLSRVAGVGEVQVFGGSYAMRIWLDPAKLSSYQLTPSDVVAALRTQNAQVAVGQLGGAPAIEGQVLNATVNAQSLLQTPEQFKNIFLKNAGSGAKVTIGDVAKVELGSDNYQFTSKFNGKPAGGVAIKLATGANALDTATAVEERLSQLRKNYPSGLKDQLAFDTTPFIKLSIESVVHTLVEAIILVFLVMFLFLQNWRATLIPTMAVPVVVLGTFAIINLFGFSINTLTMFAMVLAIGLLVDDAIVVVENVERIMSEEHLEPVEATEKSMSQISGALIGITTVLSAVFVPMAFFSGTTGVIYRQFSITLVTAMVLSLIVALTFTPALCATLLKQHDPNKPQSNSLPARFFRWFNDRFERTAEGYQKWVGKLLIHKIFAGAIYAVVIVGLLFLFKNLPSSFLPDEDQGVVMTLVQLPPNATLDRTEKVIDQMTGFFMEGEKANVDSVFSVAGFSFTGVGQNAGLAFIKLKDWSERTSPESQVGAIIQRGMALNVIAKDASYVMPLQLPAMPELGVSAGFNLQLKDAAGNGHESLLNARNMILGMAAQDKRLAGVRPNGQEDTPQYKIYVDNEKASAMGVSISEINSTMSIAWGGSYINDFIDRGRIKKVYVQAVPDARMMPEDINKWHVRNNAGQMIPFSAFATGEWTYGSPRLERYNGISSVNIQGTPAPGVSSGDAMLAMEEIIAKLPEMGVQGLDYEWTGLSLEERESGSQTLGLYALSMLIVFLCLAALYESWSIPFSVMLVIPLGIVGAIGLTFLAMVLLKDPNLSNNIYFQVAIIAVIGLAAKNAILIVEFAKELQEDKGEPLLEATLHAAKMRLRPIIMTTLAFGFGVLPLALSSGAGAGSQHSVGYGVLGGVISSTLLGIFFIPVFYVWIRSIFKFKPKKQNHQEQTL; encoded by the coding sequence ATGGCTCAATTTTTCATTCATCGCCCGATTTTTGCATGGGTGATTGCATTGGTCATTATGTTGGCGGGTATTCTTACCCTCACAAAAATGCCCATTGCACAATATCCAACCATTGCTCCACCAACGGTTAGCATTTCTGCGACTTATCCAGGTGCATCTGCGGAAACTGTAGAAAATACAGTGACACAGATCATTGAGCAGCAAATGAATGGTCTAGATGGCTTACGTTATATCTCGTCAAATAGTGCGGGTAACGGTCAGGCATCGATTGCATTGAACTTCGAACAAGGTATCGATCCTGATATCGCCCAAGTTCAAGTACAAAACAAATTACAATCAGCAACTGCATTACTTCCTGAAGACGTTCAACGTCAAGGGCTTCGCGTAACCAAATCTGGTGCGAGCTTCTTACAGGTATTAGCGTTCTATTCACCGAATGGTGAATTAACCGATGCCGATATTAAAGATTATGTGAACTCTAATATTTCTGAGCCGCTCAGCCGTGTGGCAGGTGTCGGTGAAGTACAAGTATTTGGTGGTTCATATGCGATGCGTATCTGGTTAGATCCCGCAAAACTCAGCAGCTATCAACTTACCCCAAGTGATGTGGTTGCTGCCTTGCGTACTCAAAATGCGCAAGTTGCTGTAGGTCAATTGGGTGGTGCGCCAGCGATTGAAGGTCAAGTACTGAATGCAACTGTAAATGCTCAAAGCCTGTTGCAAACACCTGAACAGTTCAAAAACATTTTCTTGAAAAATGCAGGTTCTGGTGCAAAAGTGACCATTGGCGATGTTGCCAAAGTTGAATTAGGCTCGGACAACTATCAGTTCACGTCTAAATTCAATGGTAAGCCTGCAGGCGGTGTTGCGATTAAATTGGCAACAGGTGCAAATGCATTGGACACAGCAACTGCTGTAGAAGAGCGTTTATCGCAGCTACGTAAAAACTATCCATCTGGCTTAAAAGATCAGTTGGCGTTTGATACCACACCATTTATTAAGCTTTCGATTGAAAGTGTGGTTCATACCTTAGTTGAAGCGATTATTCTTGTATTCTTGGTGATGTTCTTGTTCTTACAGAACTGGCGCGCAACCTTGATTCCAACCATGGCTGTGCCTGTTGTGGTCTTGGGTACATTTGCAATCATCAACTTATTTGGCTTCTCGATTAACACACTCACCATGTTTGCGATGGTACTTGCCATCGGTCTATTGGTGGATGATGCGATTGTCGTGGTCGAAAACGTTGAACGGATCATGTCGGAGGAGCATCTCGAACCTGTTGAAGCAACTGAAAAGTCGATGAGTCAGATCTCGGGCGCCCTCATTGGTATTACGACGGTCTTATCCGCAGTATTCGTTCCAATGGCATTCTTCAGTGGTACGACAGGGGTTATTTATCGTCAGTTCTCCATTACCTTGGTGACTGCAATGGTATTGTCACTGATTGTGGCATTGACCTTTACCCCTGCGCTTTGTGCGACTTTGTTGAAACAACATGATCCAAATAAACCACAAAGCAATAGCCTCCCTGCTCGCTTCTTCCGTTGGTTCAATGACCGCTTTGAACGTACCGCTGAAGGCTATCAAAAATGGGTCGGCAAACTGCTGATTCATAAAATCTTTGCCGGTGCAATTTATGCGGTCGTCATCGTTGGTTTATTGTTCCTATTTAAAAACTTACCAAGTTCATTCTTGCCTGATGAAGACCAAGGCGTAGTGATGACTTTGGTTCAGCTTCCGCCGAACGCTACACTTGACCGCACTGAGAAAGTGATTGATCAAATGACTGGCTTCTTTATGGAAGGTGAAAAAGCCAATGTCGATTCTGTATTCAGTGTCGCAGGTTTCTCATTTACCGGTGTCGGGCAAAATGCGGGTCTTGCGTTCATTAAGTTGAAAGACTGGAGCGAACGTACATCGCCTGAATCACAGGTGGGTGCGATTATTCAACGTGGTATGGCGTTGAATGTGATTGCGAAAGATGCATCTTATGTCATGCCATTGCAGCTTCCTGCAATGCCAGAATTGGGTGTTTCTGCTGGCTTTAACTTGCAGTTGAAAGATGCTGCGGGTAACGGTCATGAAAGTCTATTAAATGCGCGTAATATGATCTTAGGCATGGCAGCACAAGACAAACGTCTTGCAGGTGTACGTCCAAACGGTCAAGAAGATACGCCGCAGTACAAAATCTATGTCGATAACGAAAAAGCCAGTGCCATGGGTGTGAGCATTTCTGAAATCAACAGCACCATGAGTATTGCTTGGGGTGGTTCATACATTAATGACTTTATCGACCGTGGTCGTATTAAGAAAGTCTATGTACAAGCCGTTCCTGATGCCCGCATGATGCCAGAAGATATCAACAAATGGCATGTTCGTAACAACGCAGGTCAAATGATTCCGTTCTCAGCCTTCGCAACAGGTGAATGGACCTATGGTTCACCACGTCTTGAACGTTATAACGGTATTTCATCGGTCAATATTCAAGGTACACCAGCACCGGGTGTAAGCTCAGGTGATGCAATGCTTGCGATGGAAGAAATCATTGCGAAATTGCCTGAAATGGGTGTACAAGGTCTAGATTATGAGTGGACAGGTTTATCGTTAGAAGAACGTGAATCCGGCTCACAAACCCTTGGCTTGTATGCACTTTCTATGCTGATTGTATTCTTATGTTTGGCTGCATTGTATGAGAGCTGGTCGATTCCATTCTCAGTGATGCTAGTCATTCCATTGGGTATTGTTGGTGCCATTGGCTTAACCTTCTTAGCGATGGTACTGCTTAAAGATCCAAATCTTTCGAACAATATTTACTTCCAGGTTGCGATTATTGCCGTCATTGGTTTGGCTGCAAAAAATGCGATCCTGATTGTAGAGTTCGCGAAAGAACTGCAAGAAGACAAAGGCGAGCCTTTACTTGAAGCGACACTGCATGCTGCAAAAATGCGTTTACGTCCAATTATTATGACCACTTTGGCATTCGGCTTTGGTGTACTGCCTCTTGCCCTTTCTTCAGGTGCAGGTGCAGGTAGCCAACACTCTGTCGGTTATGGTGTATTGGGTGGCGTAATCAGTTCGACTTTATTGGGTATCTTCTTTATTCCGGTGTTCTACGTTTGGATCCGAAGTATCTTCAAATTTAAACCTAAAAAACAAAATCATCAGGAGCAAACCTTGTGA
- a CDS encoding YbjQ family protein, with protein MDALIFKIGLFVILFIIGFAFGRHNEHKHLRELEQAEKQFAHIRIDTNRFTVSTHTGCMISSNVVISHDYFKYVLANIQNFFGGRLSSYESIVERARREAIVRLKREAEQMGATHIMGLRLNTTELGMQGGMVEVFALGTAIKAN; from the coding sequence ATGGATGCGCTGATCTTCAAAATTGGGCTATTTGTCATCTTGTTTATTATTGGTTTTGCTTTTGGTCGACATAATGAACACAAGCATTTACGCGAATTAGAACAAGCTGAAAAACAATTTGCACATATTCGCATTGATACCAATCGCTTTACGGTATCCACACATACTGGGTGCATGATCAGCAGTAATGTGGTTATTTCTCATGACTATTTCAAATACGTGCTTGCCAATATACAAAATTTTTTCGGTGGGCGTTTAAGTAGTTATGAAAGTATTGTAGAACGTGCCCGTCGAGAAGCCATTGTGCGCTTAAAACGAGAAGCTGAGCAGATGGGTGCCACACACATTATGGGTTTACGCCTCAACACGACTGAACTTGGCATGCAAGGTGGTATGGTTGAAGTATTCGCGCTAGGGACAGCCATTAAAGCCAACTAA